From a single Ovis aries strain OAR_USU_Benz2616 breed Rambouillet chromosome 23, ARS-UI_Ramb_v3.0, whole genome shotgun sequence genomic region:
- the SERPINB12 gene encoding serpin B12 isoform X2 has translation MMNQNGLFRVGFVDELKAQILELPYTKGKLDMVVLLPSGSADNLKALEELERNITYEKLAAWSSSENMSEKRVAVSFPRFTLEDSYDLNPILQDMGITDIFDETKADLTGISPSPSLYLSKVVHKTFVEVDENGTQAVAASGVVGMEKSSPSWETFNANRPFLFFIRHNKTQTILFYGRVCSP, from the exons ATGATGAACCAGAATGGGCTGTTCAGAGTCGGCTTCGTGGACGAGCTCAAGGCGCAGATCTTGGAGCTTCCATACACGAAGGGGAAGCTCGACATGGTGGTGCTGCTGCCGTCCGGCTCTGCGGACAACCTGAAGGCTCTGGAAGAG CTTGAAAGGAATATCACTTACGAAAAACTCGCGGCCTGGAGCAGTTCAGAAAATATGTCAGAAAAAAGAGTAGCTGTCTCCTTCCCTCGGTTCACCCTGGAAGACAGCTATGATCTCAACCCTATTCTACAAGACATGGGCATCACGGATATCTTTGATGAAACGAAGGCTGACCTTACTGGAATCTCTCCAAGTCCCAGTTTGTACCTGTCAAAAGTTGTCCATAAAACCTTTGTGGAGGTGGATGAGAATGGTACCCAGGCAGTCGCAGCCAGTGGGGTTGTCGGCATGGAAAAGTCCTCACCGTCCTGGGAGACATTTAATGCTAACcgcccttttctctttttcatcagACACAACAAAACCCAAACCATTCTCTTCTATGGCAGGGTCTGCTCTCCTTGA